The Hypanus sabinus isolate sHypSab1 chromosome X1, sHypSab1.hap1, whole genome shotgun sequence genome window below encodes:
- the LOC132384846 gene encoding male-specific lethal 1 homolog → MTMKPGLLKQPGGEAEKRAATASEHDGGEAVGSGGENPTKGARKVNGSEHGKMAKGVRTAWARAAAVPSAEGGGDSAGRGPGESIAPVPGLEALYWGKVKKQQQPPSSQQQPLQQGPSQSARLKQIVLLQLDLIEQQQQQLQLKEREIDELKAEKETLLARLERMERRMQLVKKENDKDKHRFIPAVDGNEEKNITEPEKIQPEHHQMTPEQPLVQAQINQTETHSGKGYKRKSVLGTTERKAPVKKLAAEFSRVRTKLAKSSQFRQASSSPLPDKVSKRELRSKETPEKTKSQTEGVHKPSATIKTPGPPISKDQSVCNDIEEEPYLCTTEMYLCRWHQRPPSPLREPSPKKEETVAIPSWKEHSAEPLIDLQPDEVLENLDDSVFAKRHAKLELDEKRRKRWDIQRIREQRLLQRLQLRMYKKKGIQESEPEILSFFPEPDDVESLVITPFLPVVAFGRPLPKLSQQNFELPWLDERSRCRIDMQKKQTPHRTCRK, encoded by the exons ATGACAATGAAGCCAGGCCTGTTAAAGCAGCCAGGCGGGGAAGCCGAGAAGCGGGCGGCGACGGCAAGCGAGCACGATGGCGGAGAGGCCGTGGGATCCGGCGGGGAGAACCCGACCAAAGGCGCTCGAAAGGTGAACGGCAGCGAGCATGGCAAGATGGCGAAAGGAGTGCGGACGGCTTGGGCTCGAGCAGCGGCCGTGCCCAGTGCAGAAGGTGGCGGCGACAGTGCCGGACGGGGACCTGGCGAGAGCATAGCTCCAGTTCCTGGCTTGGAGGCCTTATACTGgggtaaagtgaagaagcagcaACAGCCGCCGTCATCACAACAACAACCGCTACAGCAGGGCCCGAGCCAGAGTGCACGCCTCAAACAGATCGTCCTGCTGCAGCTCGACCTTAttgagcagcagcagcagcaactccAGCTCAAAGAGAGGGAGATCGACGAGCTGAAAGCAGAGAAAGAGACG CTTCTGGCTCGTCTTGAGCGCATGGAAAGGAGGATGCAGCTGGTGAAAAAAGAGAATGATAAGGACAAACATCGATTCATTCCTGCAGTGGATGGGAATGAGGAGAAGAATATAACAGAACCAGAGAAAATCCAGCCAGAACATCACCAGATGACCCCTGAACAGCCCCTGGTTCAGGCACAGATCAATCAAACAGAAACTCATTCGGGGAAGGGTTACAAAAG GAAATCTGTGTTAGGAACAACGGAAAGAAAAGCACCAGTGAAAAAGCTCGCGGCTGAATTCTCGCGAGTGCGGACAAAGTTGGCTAAGTCTTCTCAATTCCGACAGGCCTCAAGTAGCCCCTTACCCGACAAGGTTTCAAAACGAGAACTGCGAAGTAAAGAAACTCCAGAGAAAACTAAATCACAGACTGAGGGGGTCCACAAACCTTCAGCGACCATAAAGACTCCAGGTCCTCCCATCAGTAAAGATCAGTCTGTATGTAATGACATAGAAGAGGAACCGTACCTCTGTACCACTGAGATGTACCTATGTCGGTGGCACCAGCGACCACCCTCTCCTCTTCGAGAACCTTCACCCAAGAAAGAAGAAACTGTAGCAA TACCATCCTGGAAAGAGCACTCAGCGGAACCTCTCATAGACCTGCAGCCCGATGAAGTACTTGAG AATTTAGATGACTCTGTGTTTGCAAAGCGACATGCAAAACTTGAGCTTGATGAGAAAAGAAGGAAAAG GTGGGATATTCAGCGGATCAGAGAACAAAGGCTGCTGCAACGTTTGCAACTGCGAAtgtacaaaaagaaaggaattcAGGAATCAGAGCCAGAAATCTTGTCATTTTTCCCTGAACCCGATGATG TGGAATCTTTGGTAATTACCCCGTTTCTACCTGTGGTAGCTTTTGGGAGACCTTTACCAAAATTGTCACAACA GAACTTTGAATTGCCCTGGTTGGATGAGCGTAGCAGGTGCAGGATAGACATGCAGAAAAAACAGACACCACATCGAACATGTCGGAAATAG